The genomic segment ATGCTCAATGTTGGAACAGCGAATGTTAAGGTGTTGCGAGATGGTTGGACAGTGGTAACTGCTGATCATCGTTTTTCCGCTCATTTTGAACATACGGTTGCGGTGACGGAAGAGGCACCTAGGGTACTGAGTTCACGAGAAATTGCATAATGTAAGATAGTTACATTATGTTAATAAGGGTTAAAAAAGAGCTCCAATAGGAGATAGTGTTTAGCGGGGTTTGTGGGTGGGGTAAAGAAAGGTTGTTTTTGTTTGGAAACATGCGATATTGTCTCTTTTTAACATTTTAAGAACTAATGTCAGAGGCCTCCATGGCAAAAGAAGAAGCTATTGAAGTTGAAGGTACCATTATTGAGCCCTTGCCTAATGCGATGTTTCGTGTTGAATTGGACAATGGCCATAAGGTACTGGCACATATTTCAGGTAAGATGCGAATGCACTTTATTAAAATTTTACCTGGTGATAGAGTAACTGTTGAGTTATCTCCTTACGATTTAACAAGGGGAAGGGTTACTTTTCGGACAAAAAATACTAAAAAGAAAAAATAGAGAGTTTGTTTATCATGAAAGTACGCGCATCTGTTAAAAAAATTTGCAGTGACTGTAAGGTTTATAAGCGCAATGGTGTAGTTCGCGTATCCTGTAAAGTTAAAAAACATAAGCAGAGGCAGGGATAAACAAAGTTTGTAACTAACTTTTTTAATTACCTACTTCTTTTGAGGAGATAGACCTTGGCACGTATAGCAGGAATAGACCTTC from the Desulfotalea psychrophila LSv54 genome contains:
- the infA gene encoding translation initiation factor IF-1; translated protein: MAKEEAIEVEGTIIEPLPNAMFRVELDNGHKVLAHISGKMRMHFIKILPGDRVTVELSPYDLTRGRVTFRTKNTKKKK
- the rpmJ gene encoding 50S ribosomal protein L36, translated to MKVRASVKKICSDCKVYKRNGVVRVSCKVKKHKQRQG